A portion of the Pseudopipra pipra isolate bDixPip1 chromosome 1, bDixPip1.hap1, whole genome shotgun sequence genome contains these proteins:
- the OTUD6B gene encoding deubiquitinase OTUD6B isoform X2 — MEGSGDEEPGPDGPLQQLVKRQRKEKRELQAKIQGMKNAVPKNDKKRRKQLADEVAKLEAELEQKQKEELKQLKEALPEQNKVDSVADGVANLELEGVERQIQHPRISKAQKRREKKAALEKEREERIAEAEIENLTGARHLESQKLASLLAARHLEIKQIPSDGHCMYKAIEDQLKDRQNSWTVATLRNQTAKYMQSHFDDFLPFLTNPNTGDMYSKEEFEKYCDDIANTAAWGGQLELRALSHILQTPIEVVQMDSPPIIVGEEYSGKPITLVYMRHAYGLGEHYNSVKLVTDTATENSS; from the exons ATGGAGGGCTCGGGGGACGAGGAGCCGGGGCCCGACGGGCcgctgcagcagctggtgaaGCGGCAGCGCAAGGAGAAGCGGGAGCTCCAGG CAAAAATTCAAGGCATGAAAAATGCTGTTCCCAAGAATGATAAAAAGAGACGAAAACAGCTGGCTGATGAAGTTGCCAAACTAGAGGCAGAACTTGAACAGAAGCAGAAGGAGGAATtaaagcagctgaaggaagctTTACCTGAACAGAATAAGGTAG aTTCTGTAGCTGATGGGGTTGCAAATTTAGAGCTTGAAGGAGTAGAGCGACAGATTCAGCATCCTCGAATATCAAAAGCACAGAAGAGGCGG gagaaaaaagctgccttggagaaagaaagagaagaaaggataGCTGAAGCTGAGATAGAAAATTTAACAGGTGCTAGACATCTTGAAAGTCAGAAACTTGCCTCCCTTTTGGCAGCAAGGCACTTAGAGATTAAACAGATCCCTTCAGATGGCCATTGCATGTACAAAGCTATTGAAGATCAGCTCAAGGATCGCCAGAATTCCTGGACTGTTGCAACTCTGAGGAATCAAACAGCGAAGTATATGCAAAGTCACTTTGATGACTTCCTGCCCTTTCTTACAAACCCTAATACTGGAGACATGTATAGCAAAG AGGAATTTGAGAAATACTGTGATGATATAGCCAATACAGCTGCGTGGGGTGGTCAGCTGGAA CTAAGGGCTTTGTCACACATTTTGCAAACACCTATTGAAGTAGTGCAAATGGACTCCCCTCCCATTATCGTTGGTGAAGAATATTCAGGCAAACCAATAACACTTGT gtataTGAGGCATGCCTATGGATTAGGAGAACATTACAATTCTGTAAAACTTGTAACAGATACTGCTACAGAAAACAGCAGCTAG
- the OTUD6B gene encoding deubiquitinase OTUD6B isoform X1 yields MEGSGDEEPGPDGPLQQLVKRQRKEKRELQAKIQGMKNAVPKNDKKRRKQLADEVAKLEAELEQKQKEELKQLKEALPEQNKTDSVADGVANLELEGVERQIQHPRISKAQKRREKKAALEKEREERIAEAEIENLTGARHLESQKLASLLAARHLEIKQIPSDGHCMYKAIEDQLKDRQNSWTVATLRNQTAKYMQSHFDDFLPFLTNPNTGDMYSKEEFEKYCDDIANTAAWGGQLELRALSHILQTPIEVVQMDSPPIIVGEEYSGKPITLVYMRHAYGLGEHYNSVKLVTDTATENSS; encoded by the exons ATGGAGGGCTCGGGGGACGAGGAGCCGGGGCCCGACGGGCcgctgcagcagctggtgaaGCGGCAGCGCAAGGAGAAGCGGGAGCTCCAGG CAAAAATTCAAGGCATGAAAAATGCTGTTCCCAAGAATGATAAAAAGAGACGAAAACAGCTGGCTGATGAAGTTGCCAAACTAGAGGCAGAACTTGAACAGAAGCAGAAGGAGGAATtaaagcagctgaaggaagctTTACCTGAACAGAATAAG acagaTTCTGTAGCTGATGGGGTTGCAAATTTAGAGCTTGAAGGAGTAGAGCGACAGATTCAGCATCCTCGAATATCAAAAGCACAGAAGAGGCGG gagaaaaaagctgccttggagaaagaaagagaagaaaggataGCTGAAGCTGAGATAGAAAATTTAACAGGTGCTAGACATCTTGAAAGTCAGAAACTTGCCTCCCTTTTGGCAGCAAGGCACTTAGAGATTAAACAGATCCCTTCAGATGGCCATTGCATGTACAAAGCTATTGAAGATCAGCTCAAGGATCGCCAGAATTCCTGGACTGTTGCAACTCTGAGGAATCAAACAGCGAAGTATATGCAAAGTCACTTTGATGACTTCCTGCCCTTTCTTACAAACCCTAATACTGGAGACATGTATAGCAAAG AGGAATTTGAGAAATACTGTGATGATATAGCCAATACAGCTGCGTGGGGTGGTCAGCTGGAA CTAAGGGCTTTGTCACACATTTTGCAAACACCTATTGAAGTAGTGCAAATGGACTCCCCTCCCATTATCGTTGGTGAAGAATATTCAGGCAAACCAATAACACTTGT gtataTGAGGCATGCCTATGGATTAGGAGAACATTACAATTCTGTAAAACTTGTAACAGATACTGCTACAGAAAACAGCAGCTAG